The DNA segment ATTTTGGACAGCCTGGCGAATAAGCTGTTGGGATGGACATATCGGCCCGCCACGAGCATCTTTCTCACCTCCTTCCTGGTGGTCTTTGTGATAGTATACTAAATCATACAATCATTGAAAAGCCCTAGCCGGTAACCATCACGCTTGACGGGTGTAAGGATATTAGAGTATAATTATATGCTGATATTCTAACTTAATGGGGAGATGGCTCTGATGAAGGCTAAGGCAGATGAGAGGGAAAAACTGGCGCAGAAGTTGGAGGAGGAACAAGATGATCTTCAAAAGCGAATTCCTCCTCATTCCGTCCCCGTCAGTATGATGATGGAGCTGGAGGAGATCGAGGACGAGAAGGAATTAGATGAATTACGAAAGGGTCACCTCTTGTCTTAAAGCCATAGCGCATCCTGTGAGATTCAGAATCCTTGAGATTCTGCTTGAAGGATCGATTTGTGTCGGAGATCTGAGCGAAAAGCTGGGCAGCAAACAGCCCAACGTCTCTCAGCATCTGGCTGTATTGAGGGATAGGGGGCTTATAGAGCCTGTTAGAAGCGAAAATAAAGTTTGCTACC comes from the Candidatus Poribacteria bacterium genome and includes:
- a CDS encoding winged helix-turn-helix transcriptional regulator — encoded protein: MNYERVTSCLKAIAHPVRFRILEILLEGSICVGDLSEKLGSKQPNVSQHLAVLRDRGLIEPVRSENKVCYHVRDFRIAQLIRLAAEIFGRERRE